From Drosophila virilis strain 15010-1051.87 chromosome X, Dvir_AGI_RSII-ME, whole genome shotgun sequence, the proteins below share one genomic window:
- the LOC6635513 gene encoding merozoite surface protein 2 encodes MIRAVYLWTLLALLSAQTLLSWGAVDQSRLAGLYVKDGNENGQLRFLASGLNSNTNGVSGNNGLNAALNSYITNKQDMLEQLRPTSTNAGSGLGVTGTATGTGTITGTGIGTGTGTGLGLGTLTGTGTGTSNTAANNAIYVSLGNGNASPTSSNTQAALNQAIYGSTPVNNLLPQIVGQAIAQRNRPAGNSNRRRVVQQRRRRVNKKTNGRRRRRKGNKNGKKRPQVVVVRPNRG; translated from the coding sequence ATGATTCGAGCTGTTTACCTTTGGACTCTGCTGGCACTGCTGTCGGCCCAGACGCTGCTCTCGTGGGGCGCTGTGGACCAGTCCCGCCTGGCCGGACTCTATGTCAAGGATGGCAATGAGAATGGACAGCTGCGTTTTCTGGCATCCGGCCTGAACAGCAACACGAACGGTGTCAGCGGCAACAACGGCCTAAACGCGGCGCTTAATAGCTACATAACCAACAAGCAGGACATGCTCGAGCAGTTGCGTCCAACTAGCACAAATGCTGGCTCCGGCTTGGGTGTGACAGGCACGGCCACGGGCACGGGCACTATCACCGGCACCGGCATCGGCACCGGCACCGGGActggcctgggcctgggcacTTTAACAGGCACGGGTACAGGCACCAGCAATACCGCTGCCAACAATGCCATTTATGTGAGTCTGGGCAATGGCAATGCATCGCCCACGAGCAGCAACACCCAAGCTGCCCTCAATCAGGCGATCTATGGCTCGACGCCCGTCAACAATTTGCTGCCACAGATCGTTGGCCAGGCGATCGCACAGCGCAACCGTCCCGCGGGCAACAGCAATCGGCGACGCGTCGTTCAGCAACGGCGACGACGCGTCAACAAGAAGACAAACGGCAGACGCCGCCGTCGCAAGGGCAACAAGAACGGCAAGAAGCGGCCCCAGGTGGTGGTCGTGCGTCCCAATCGCGGCTGA